In Suricata suricatta isolate VVHF042 chromosome X, meerkat_22Aug2017_6uvM2_HiC, whole genome shotgun sequence, the DNA window CCGTTCAATTTTTATGTAAACCTAAAAAGTACTCTCTAAGTCACGAAGTCTATTAAAGTaagtgcatacatacatacatacgtacagaATACTTTCCACATGGGCggtgggagttggggggagggagtgtgCATCTGAAGTAGTCACTGGAGCTCCAAACCAGGATCAAAGATTGGGTAGCTGATTCATACTCTTCACTCTAACCAGCAAAGAGGATCCATCTTGACTTGTGGCATGTGGCTTGTGGCATGTTCCAGAATATGCCAGGGTGTTTCCTATCTTTCTACCTTTGCTGTCTTCTTTTCTCAGAAAGGCCTTCTTACAGTGTTTTCCAAGAGTAAGCACCACCTCCTCACTGAAGCTTTCTCTCAACAGTCTAAAATACCTGCATGTTCCCATTTCTCCTTCTACTTAAGTGCAGTAAAGCATTTATTATGTTGTGTTGTTATATTTATATCTCTACTTCCCTAGAGCATATGAACTTCTTGGGAACAGGATttggatgttttaaaatacattcagttAATgttaacttaataaatgttaggaTGAAAgtctaaatgaaaaagaacaaccACAACAACATGAAAACCTAACTGCATGTGCTCCATATCGTGGATTAAAAGGAACCTTTTGAAGCAtgatattctaaatatttactaGTGTGACAGAACTTTAACATACTattgtcatctataaaatggagattcaCAGAATTGGATAGTTCATTGAAAAGGTTAGTGTAGTTAACATGTAAATTGCCCATATATTCAAAGCATTTAATGAATGagtttttctaataaaaacatgCTGTGTAGTCATTACATTATGTACACATTAAATAGCTTACTAGCTAGACCGTCAACTCCTTGGGGGCAGGAATTATTATGCTCTTCATACGACTAGAGCTCTAATATAAATGGTCTAGCTCATTAGAAGGTATCtaatatatacttattaaaaGAATAGTTagttggaggaaggaagggaaggagagagagtagaagaaagggagagagggaggaaggaaaatggacaggaaggaaaaaggatttgTAAAGACCAACACTGTTGAGTAGAAATTATTACATTGGCAGAAGTGTGTTGTATCTGGTATCTGGTGTGGGAGCCACATATGACTGCTTGACCACTTGAAATAGTGCATAGTGCAGCGAAAGaactggatttttcattttatttcatttaaattcctttagacttaaatttaaataaccacatgtggctgATGCCTCCTGTATTAAACAGCACAGatatacatactttaaaaaaattttttaatgtttttatttgttattgagacagagagaatcagagcatgaatgaggaggggcagagagagagggggacacatatctgaagcaggctccaggctctgagctgtcagcacagagcctgatgcagggctcaaactcccaaaccatgagatcatgacctgagccaaagtcggacacttatccaactgagccacccaggcgcccctaacatacttttttcaatttagaaaatttaatgccttaaaaaaaaaatctgtcaagtaAGTCATTATTGAGAGTCTAGTACATTTaagaaataacttttaatattctATAAAGAAGGAGAATCTGTGCTTCTTCTCTTGGAAATTCATTTGACAGAGAAAAAATGCCCACTGAACCGTTAATTAACAACTGAAATGTGACCTGTACACAAGCTGTAGACCCAACTTTCAACTGTAAGTAAGGCAACTTTCACCTCTAAATCTAAGGCTATAAAGAATTCTAAGTGTAGAAatgaaaagttaataaataaatggagaagtcTTCACAGGGAAtggtaaaagaaaattataggtgACCTAAACTGTGTTTTTATTCttacctacaaaaaaaaaagttcaaaatagtAATGGTGCCTTAGTATGGTTTCGAGTAACATTTTGAGCTGTTGTTACTTTATCCATCCTGACATAATCTGGATAGTTTGAGGcctatatttgaagaaatgtccACAGCCAGCTAAGAAAACTGTTCATTACTGAAGGAATTACTCAGCAATTGAAAATGatcaacaaacatttttgtaGAAGTTTGAAGGTATCAATGGACttcaattagtattttttaatttaagtggaAAAcgctttttttaaatcttcttattTAAAGCCTTATTTTCTAAGAGTTTAACACTTTTTAATGAAGTGCTAGCAGGACATCAGTGTGGGTAACAGTGTGGTTCCAAATTTGGCTTCTCATCAGAATCACTgaggcttcttttttaaaaagctggattaCAACGTTCCTCTTGATTCAGGGGTTGCAACGGGCCTGGAACTCTGTATTCTTCATAAAGTTCCCAAGTGATTTTTATTACCACGGGGAATGGGACCCACTGCTTTTGAAGAACTCACAAGTTCTTTTGTCCATTACTTTCCCTCAGCGAAAATATACACAATGTACTACACAAGTGCACTTTTCCCTCCGTCATTTGTGTGACTCTCTGCAGCATTATTGTGCACTCCAGACACGTAAATGGACTCTGAATTTAACACGGATCTCCCCTGATTTAAAAAGAACTCTTTTAAGTTCAACAACACTTATATTGTAATATCTTTTGTACCTTTTGTTGATCGTTTGATATTGTTCTGGATTTTAAATACTTAGTGGTTTTTGTCATTAAAGAAAGATGggcttggggcgtctgggtggctcaatcaatcagttgagtgtctatcGATTTCGGTGCAGGTCGTCATCCCAGTGCTGctagatcaagccctgctttgggctctgtgctgagcatggataTTCTGcataagatattctctctctctctctctctctctctctctctctctctctctctctctctctctctctctctgtctctctctctctccttccctccctccctccctacgcccttctccccaactcatgtgcatgctctctcaaaaaggaaggtaggggaggagagggaagggaagatggtCTTGATTACTCCTGGTGTGGAGTCCCATTTTTCTCTGCATAACATACCTGTGGCATGTTCAGTCAGGAACTGGAAGCCAGGGAAATCTTAGTTCTACCGATTTGGACTTGGAAACAGATTTGATATAATTTATAACTTAAGGCCCCATCTCTTTATATCACAGACACTTGATCTAGACATCTAGCTTCCAGTCACAAATACCACATCAAATCCATCTCATTAAATAAATACGTAACATATGTAGGCCACTTGGTGATTGAATGTTGTGTAGACTAAAGTTTAGGGGGAAGTGCCATTCTATATTAGGAGTTCTGACAAGGCCTAAAGTTCAAATCCTGATGGAGGATCTTTGTTTCCCTTTATTCTTGCTCTCTGAATATACTATGCAGTTTTTAAGCTATTTTCTCTGTggggttcttttttaaaagaaaaatcactgacAACAGCTTAAGCAAAGCCCTGCAGTAATCAAAGAAGTATAAAGTCATTggatgaagaaaaggagggaggaataATTTAAAGAGCAGCATTCTTTTCTTGGGGCTGAGTTTCTTTTTCCATCTGCAAACTGAAAAGAGCTAACTGGGTGGTTGGCTTCTGCCATTGTTCACCAGGTGGTTTGGGTATGCCAAGCTGAGACTGTTTTTCAGTCTTCCACAATTGCCtaagaataaataagagaatAGTTTGATAGCAGCAGATGTCCCCCAAGTAGTGGAGAttatattgttgttgttttccccttGTGCTGttgctattttccttttcctacctCTTGACAATGACCGTTTTAAAGATTACACGTTAATACTTTTGAATAggctttcataataaaatggacaAACCAGTTAGAAGAAACATAAGAAtgattctctaaaacaaaactgGCACTTCGAAAGTCTGGTAGTGTGGTTAAACCCACTTCAACCTTgattaagatgtttttatttcattttgagtttcttgCTCTACAATAAAACTGGTATGTGGTAGCACAGAATTATAAAACTTGAAGTCATCTTTCAATATCAGTGGCTACTTGAAGGCTATGTTTTCAACTGAATAGATTTTTACTAAAGCCCCAAAGCCTTGCTCCAATTCTctgataaataattttataatataaaatcataCACCTTTCCACATATCATAGAGGGAAATGTTAAAACACTAAAGTGTCACTGAAGAGGTATTGCTAAAATATATGCTGGAGGCAGAGGTTTCAGACATGGTTATATTTAATATGCTTATTAATTAGCCAGTATATGGGTAAAACAGCATATTAATGACATTCATGAGTTTTATGCCACTGGGAGATGAAGGCACTAATGAATACTAACATTACCCAGGAGATGCAATAAGTAAAGCACTAAACACGTTACTCCtatgctgttttttaaatgtcactctTGAGCCACCAACTCATGTCTCTTTGtttgaaaatgctttgaaatagACCATTTAAGAAATTAGCTTGATCACATCAATGCACTTCTAATTACCTGTGTACATTAAGTCCAAGTCACAAGATAAAAGGcgaatttgttttccatttttgcctAGGAAATTGctttactttgaaattttatttgaagtgtAAGGAGAAAAGTGGATGCGTGTTCTCAGCAGTCCCCATCTAGACTTCTGCAGGTGTCTCTGGGTCATCGCTCTGGGCCCCCATCTCCATTCCCTGCCTTTGTCTTTCTCAGATACATTTACGATATATGTCCTGTAAGGAACATGGATTGCTCTGGTTTTGGAACTAATTATTATCAGAGTAGCCAAAAGAACATCAATAACCTCAGTCCCAACATCCAGAGGGAGCAGGAATTAGGTCTTTTGAAAGATGCAGTATCCGGTACCACTTGGGTGACCTGTAGACACTTACATGGCTTTCCACGTGACCACGTTCCTGTTCCGCTCACTCTATGTAAAGCCACTTCATAAGATAGgattttcccttgtgatttccaAACATTCCCATTTGCCACTGAGGCTGAACATGTGCCATGCACTTAGACCATTTTTTGATGAGGTTCCTTACAGGTGGCTGGCTCTAGCCCATTTCTCTCCTTGGAGGTTTGGAGGCCGAGGAAATGTTTATCTACTCTCCTTTTAGTAGCTCTGATACCGTATCATTCCCTGGGAAATTTAGGGTGACCTATATTTAACACAACCCTTACACTACGTCTCTTAGTGGTCAGGCATCTCAAGCAAGTTGTGAATGTGGTTAACTCTAGGTCCTGTTAACTCTAAgttgaaattttgaaaagtacTTAAAGAGGTAATATTTTGTATCACTTACTAAGAGATGGCCGTGTGCTTTAGATATCATCCTTACAGGCACTAAAGcagatgttttgttttgcaaatgtcCCTGGCCTGTATTGTTGCCCTACCCAAGGGCTGCTGCACTTTCACCGAAAACATCCAGGAAAATAAGCTGAGGGTCTGCCTGGAACATCATTGACAGCATCTCCAAAATATTCTGTGGTGAAATCTTGAGATTCAATGTGGAAAAAGATGGTGGGAGGGCATGTTTTCCacaaatacattaagaaaactCATTATGCCATATTATCCTCCTTCGAGTTTCTCAGTACATACTGGTATATTGAGGACTCTGGGAAGTCTGGCAGtgaaaacaaaactagaaactaAAACCTATTCAACCTCGTTGAAGCCAGCTTTCTCTAAAatgatttgacttttttttttttttagcggcACCTAATATTACCTCACAGGCCCTATTTTTGGCAATGCTGATGTAAACGCCATTGCAGCACTGATTGGGAGGTATATTTGATTCCCTGGAACAGTATCTCAGCAAGACGTGCAGGTGTGGTCTGCTGTTCCACCCTTCACTACTGTCACCCCATCCCCAGCACGTCCCTTGCAGGccctcaaattttcttttctccgaGTACAGTGATTTCACAGAGGACCTCTCATATGAATGGAGAAGAATAATATAACTCCAGAAGACAGGGACCTCAGAGTTCTGTCACACTCATGCTGTGAGACCTGGGAGGTTCAGGCAGAATTTCAAAGAACCTTTATTCCCCCCTCAAGTAGTTGAgccaggcgtgtgtgtgtgtgtgtgtgtgtgtgtgtgtgtgtgtgtgtgtatgtgcgtgtatgtgtgtgtgtttataaacaGTCCTGTAAAATCTATCGTCTTATGTTATTTTCTCCTCAGAGTACTCATGGAGGTGAGGTCCTTGGTCTGAAAGAGGTGATCCCAGTTTGGCAGAGGGAGGAAGTCCACACTCTGCTAGGAGTCAAGGTAAGGAATCAGAATGAGTGGTGAGGAGACCACCCACTCCAGAAGCAGGGGGGTCCTGCCATCAACCTTGGAGGACTCACACAAGGACGGTCATATGAGATATCCCCTCACTTCCTCATAAGGGTTTCAGAGAAGCGAAGGCCTTGGTGTGAAGGGAGATGACCACAGGCAAGCACAGCCAGTGTCCTAGGGGCTGCCAGGAGTCCTGGTGAAGGTCCTGAGCAAGGCCTAGAATGACAAACTGCCCTTAAAGTTACCTTGGGATCATGGGGGGAAACCAGAGAGAAATCACTCAGGGTGGGAATGTATTGTTCATGTGCACTGTGTGAGTGCAGGCGAAAGCAGTGTACAAATTTGATGTTTTAATAACATTGTCTCTAGGTAGTTTCCGAGACATAAAAGGTGATTCTCTTGAGGTGAGATGTTAAGAAGCCACTAGGGACTCTTTGTACCTGGCCTGGATGGTCAGAGCCCAGTCCATCAAAAGggcatttggggtgcctgggtggctcagtcagttaagcgcatgatttcatctcaggtcatgatttcatggttcttgagttcaagcctcatgttgagcTTTTTGCTGTCAGCCCTGaagggcccacttcagatcctctatctccctctctctgcctccaccccactcatgctctccttgcctctctctctctgaaaaataaatagacattaaaaaaattttaagggcatTCAGAATAAGTTATTGTGTGTAGTTTGGCAAATTGTACATGGATTCCAGGTTTTTAGTGCAGGTTACACTAATAAAAAAACAAGTGTGGTTTAGATGGAAGGGTCCCTGGGATGCAGAAAGCTGTTGATCCTTGACGCACATTTTAGGAGCTTTGTGTTGCACAGAACTGGGGAACTGTACCTTATACCTGCGTTGAATGATGTGTCGTGTAATAGGGAACTATTACTTAGTTTACCTTGCTAATCAGCATTTTGTCTGattagattttctttgtttttagaatgCTACATATTTTCTGACAGctgctggattaaaaaaataaatcccagcAGGGTGGGTGGTATCATCAGGGTTCAAATTAATCATACTAATAAATACCGTGTTGAATTGTTAGTAGGCCACatactgtgccaggcacttaaCACATATGAACTACAATCCACCATCCTGTAAGACAGAGCATATCCAGCCTACTTCACAGGTGCAGAGTCTGAGACTCACAAAGGTTAGTAATGAGCCTGGATTCCCACAGCTGTGAAGGGATAGTGTTGAACCTAGACCTCTAGTCTGGACTAGTCTAGAGTCCACACTATTCTACTTATGGCCTGAGGTCCACCTTGTGTCTCTTAATTCAGTTTTccactttcttcttaaaaatatatctccGGCAACTAGAAGAAGGATGCTGCGCTCATACCACTGCGTTGGAATACATTCCCAGAGCAGTATGAATACCAAAGTAAATGAGAggcatgaaaaaagaaaagaatagtgaCAGTATGATCATCTATACGTGAAATTTCAGATGACCTTAAGGGATGAGGGGCTTACAAAGTCATCCTGGATAGCCCCTTCCCTGGAGAGTGCAAATCTGTATGAACAGAATTTACATGAAACTGAATCTCGCtgatgaagagaaggaaaatatcaaCATATTTCACCTCTCACAGATCATCACCTTCCTGGGAGTTGGGGCCTGTGCATTAGCTTTCCCATCTGCCGTCATGCCTATGGGAAACTGCTCATGGGTTGGCATGGATGTGGCATTTTCCAGAGAACTTTTAACCCAAGAGGCAGGGGCCAAGATGAAGAGCCCAAGGTTAGAGGGCCTGAGAGACCAATACCCCAGAATATGGGGGATCAGAGCAGCTGTCACATGCTCTCATTAGAGGGTGTCACACAGAGCTGGCAGGCTGAGTATACTTTCACTTACTATTCAGGCCTCTCAAGGACTTAAGAATTTGGGCCCAAGAAGAACAATCTTAGGTCAGAAGAAGGAGGAGTCCCAGCCTCTGATGGATACGAACATGAGGACCCCAAATGAGGAATGATGACAGGACTCAGCCAGAGCAGTGGGGTTCCATCAAGTCTGGCTTAGGTCCTCAACTGTAGGAGATCCAGCACAGTATGTCTGGATGTGGCTCATTCTGCTTCCACTTCAGAGGTCCCCAGATGGTGTATTCCTTGATTTCATGGGAGCAGCAGACCATGGAGTTCCAAGACCGGTCAGGTGTTAGGGTGATGACTCTGAATCAGAATGAGGGAATCATCCCAGAAGAGAAGATCCCCACAAATGCCTTCAGTGCTGTTGTTGGTCCTGGGATGCCCAGGACAGAATTGTGAGGTAGAAGAACCCCCACATTCTTCCTGGTGTGTCTTATGTAGATGAGGATCTTAGACTAGTGGGGACAGCCCCTAGATGTGCcgagaaagaaaacacaggcctTAATNNNNNNNNNNNNNNNNNNNNNNNNNNNNNNNNNNNNNNNNNNNNNNNNNNNNNNNNNNNNNNNNNNNNNNNNNNNNNNNNNNNNNNNNNNNNNNNNNNNNttatttatttttgatactgagagagacagagcatgagagggggaggggcagagagagaaggagacacagaactggaagcaggctccaggctctgagctagctgtcagcacagagcccgatgcggggctcgaacccacgaccgtgagatctgacctgagccgaagccggaggcttaaccgactgagccacccaggcaccctggaccTTTATCCAACAGAGGGGGCCACCCTGAGAAGCACCACTGCACTCAGCTCTGGGAGGCTTCAAGCTGGCTAGACAGATGCAGAGAGAGCTACCTTCCCTTCTAGCAGCTAAGGAGATTCAAGGTTATACCCGACAGCTTGCAAACTCAACAAAGGAGGCCCGAGGCAGAGCTGGCTAGCTCAGGTGCCCCCTCATTTTCTATGGAGGTGATCTAGGGAAGTCAGGGTCTTGATATAAAGAGTAAGCCCCATTTAGCAGAAATAACCCAGTTCCCAAACAGGAATCAAGGCTGTGATGCTGAGTGACGATGGGGGATCCCTCTAGGAAAGAAGGGGGCCACATAAAGCCTAAGCCCTATTTTCACACTTGGGAAACTTGTGCATCGTGACATGATACATTACACTCACTTCTACCCTGGACATCTCAGGGAGGCGAGGAACCAGGTTAAAGGGGAAAccctcaaggggtgcctgggtggctcagttggttaagggtctgacttcaactcaggtaatgatattgcggttggtgggtttgagccccacatctggctctgtgctgacagctcagagcctggagtctgcttcagagagtgtgtctccctctctctgcttttccaccatttctgctctgtcactctctctcaaaattaggtaaacattaaaaaaattaaaaaacaaaaggggaaagccTCAGGCCAGCAAAGGGAGGATTTGGGGTTATACCATATGTCATGGTTCATcagtttaagccctgcatggtCTTCTGCACTGATGGCCCAGATCttgcttggattttttttctctctgtcctttgttgctctcgctcgctcgctcgcactctctctctctctctctctctctctctctctctctctttctctttccctctctctctctctctttccctctctctctctctctttccctctccctctccctctccctgtacCTCTCCTCCTTCTAACTCCCTCTtgcaaaagcaataaataaaaaaagtcttGTCTATCATCACATCTGGGAGACCTCCAGGATAGATGTTAGATGAACCGCTCATCAGTTTCCACTCCTTGGTAACAGAAAAGTGAGGGTCTTGGTCCAAGGAGAGTGGTTCTAGACCAGCAGAGGGAGAAATCTTAGACCCTTTTGTGAATCAGATTTAGACCTTGAGTTGGGATCCTGTGGAGGATCACCTACCACAAGACATCAACCTGCCTGCAGTAGCTTTTATTCTTGGGAGACCACATTTGGTCAATTAAAATTGTCTTCACTTCTTCCTCTTGGGACTTATGCTCTTAATATGAGGACATAGgcattaatttaagaaaaagtggAGGTTCTCTACCAGGAGCCAAACTGAGGAACCTGAGTGAGCACTCTAGAGATCATCCAGTCCTGAATAGAGGGGACATCAAAGCATCCATCTTAACCCTTTGATTTTAGCCCAAAAAGCCTCAAGGGAGGGCTCTCAGGTTAAGCATCCCGTTCATTTCTTTATATCAGGTCTAAAGGTGGTGATATTCCTAGTCTAAAGGTACAACCAAAGTTAACAAGGGGGAGTGGTTCTCAACTTTTTAAAGAGCCAAAGCGAAGACCTTAAATGAAGGCTGAGGATCCCAGTGAACTCAGGACAGAGTGGACTCTACTGAGCTCTCAGCCCTGGGCAGGGAAGTAGACTGAGGCGCCCCTTCACTAACTTCTCCTGGGTCCCTGGGGGCTTTGAGGTGTCAACTTTCAAGTAGCAGAGGGAAGGGTGCCCCAGCTTTCCAAGACTTGACATGATAATACGAAAGACAAATGGTGAGGACCCAACATGCCAGAACACTGTGGCCCTTACTGCAAACACCTGCTCTCACCAGAGTAAACCCAAGGCAGGGCTAGTAGGATGCAAATAAGACTCACTTGAAGGGTTCTGTGGTTCCTCTATAGGATTCTTAGGGGACAGGGTGACCAAGAGAATAGGAGCCTTTGTGGGGTCCTAGAGAAGTGTCCTCAAGAACCCTGTTGAGGTAGCCTTTGATAAAGCCAAAGTGGAACTACCTGTTGGAGGTGATAACATCATCTTATTCTCACTTCTGCAGTTGCCCAAGTCACCTCTCCACTGGCTCACACCCTTGCCTGCTATCCCTGATCACAGCCATTATGCCTCGTGGTCAGAAGAGTAAGCTCCGTGCTCGTGAGAAACGCTGCCTTAACAGAGGCGAGACCCAGGGTCTTAATAGTGCTCTGGCCAGTACAGCAGAGGAAGACGAGAccattccttcctcctctcctgttcatgGGGGTGCTTCCTCAAGCTCCCCTATTTCTGGCACTTCTCAGGAGCCTCAAAAAGCCCCAGCCACCACCAAAGCACATGTTTCACGGCGAAGATCTAAATCAGGTGCCAAGAGCCAGGTTCAGGAAAGTGAAAATTCCTCCCTGGCCTCAACTTCCACTGAGGAAGCTCAAAAAGCTCCTCTAGACTGGAGGGTGGAGATGTTGGTACAATTCATGCTGTATAAGTTTAAATTGAAGGAGCCCATTAAAAAGATAGACATGATGAAGGTCGTCCACAAAAGGAACAGGGAGCAGTTTGCTGAGCTCCTCAAGAAAGCCTCTGAGCACACGGAGCTGGTCTTTGGCCTCGAATTAAAGGAAATCAAGCCTGGCAGTAACTCCTATAACCTTGTCAACAACTTTGACTTCACTGATCATGGAACTCTGACCAATCTATGGGGCTTTCCTAAGAGTGGGATTCTCATGCCTCTCCTGGGTGTCATCTTCTTGAATGGCAAATGCACCCCTGAGGAGCATATCTGGGAATTCCTGAATATTTTGGGCATCTATGATGGAAAGAGCCACTTGATCTTCGGGGAACCAAGGAAGCTCATCACCCAGGATTTGGTGCGAGAAAAGTACCTGGAGTACCGCCAGGTGCCCGGCAGCGATCCTCCACGCTATGAGTTCCTGTGGGGCCCCAAAGCCCATGCTGAAATCAGCAAAATGAAAGTCCTGGAGTTTTTGGCCA includes these proteins:
- the LOC115283818 gene encoding melanoma-associated antigen B2-like, whose product is MPRGQKSKLRAREKRCLNRGETQGLNSALASTAEEDETIPSSSPVHGGASSSSPISGTSQEPQKAPATTKAHVSRRRSKSGAKSQVQESENSSLASTSTEEAQKAPLDWRVEMLVQFMLYKFKLKEPIKKIDMMKVVHKRNREQFAELLKKASEHTELVFGLELKEIKPGSNSYNLVNNFDFTDHGTLTNLWGFPKSGILMPLLGVIFLNGKCTPEEHIWEFLNILGIYDGKSHLIFGEPRKLITQDLVREKYLEYRQVPGSDPPRYEFLWGPKAHAEISKMKVLEFLAKIYNTTPSAFPPQYEEALREEEERAQATAATKETSNAKATVHSQATSGR